A stretch of the Stegostoma tigrinum isolate sSteTig4 chromosome 34, sSteTig4.hap1, whole genome shotgun sequence genome encodes the following:
- the LOC125446664 gene encoding probable G-protein coupled receptor 139, translating to MGQNFKFNISVTLLLNIYKERITNLLFNIQKIYYPVMAAIAVPVNVITIFILTGGKCGLSKCVTRYLIAMAAADLMVVISDLILRQISILYPEHFTILLSLPLCNIHAVILFTTTDCSVWFTVTFTFDRFVAICCQKLKKRYCTEKTAAVVLGTVTALSCLKDITWYFMFTGKYWLANLPWFCDATWNVRNSRVWGTIEFLHYILTPGVPFVLILLLNALTIRHISVASRARRRLQVHSSGKRIKDPEMENRRKSIILLFLISANFILLWAIFMFFSIWNRMWFLGYCSVFLPNFVQEIGFMFQLLSCCTNSCIYAVTQSKFREQFKNAVKYPLHVILKMMKL from the exons ATGGGacagaatttcaaattcaatatCTCAGTCACACTTTTACTAAACATATATAAGGAACGGATCACAAATTTACTGTTCAACATTCAAAAGATTTATTATCCTGTCATGGCAGCTATTGctgttcctg TTAACGTCATAACAATTTTCATCCTGACTGGGGGAAAATGTGGGCTCTCCAAATGTGTCACTCGATACCTCATAGCCATGGCAGCAGCTGATCTAATGGTTGTCATCAGTGATTTGATACTACGGCAAATATCTATTCTTTACCCAGAACACTTTACCATCCTGCTCTCACTTCCTTTGTGTAACATACATGCTGTCATCTTGTTTACAAcaactgactgttctgtctggttcactgtcacttttacttttgatcgatttgtggctatttgttgtcagaagctGAAAAAAAGATATTGCACAGAGAAGACAGCAGCTGTGgttttgggaacagtgactgcATTGAGTTGTTTAAAGGACATCAcctggtattttatgttcacGGGTAAATATTGGCTTGCGAACCTTccgtggttttgtgatgcaacGTGGAACGTTCGGAATTCCCGGGTCTGGGGAACAATTGAGTTCCTTCACTATATTCTTACTCCAGGAGTCCCTTTTGTTCTGATACTGCTACTCAACGCTTTAACAATCCGACACATCTCAGTtgccagcagagcccgcaggagactccaagTTCACAGCAGTGGGAAAAGAATAAAAGACCCAGAGATGGAGAATAGAAGAAAATCCATAATTTTGCTTTTTCTTATTTCAGCGAATTTCATACTGCTATGGgcaattttcatgtttttttccATATGGAACAGAATGTGGTTTTTGGGTTATTGTTCTGTATTTTTACCAAATTTTGTGCAAGAAATAGGATTCATGTTCCAGCTTCTTAGCTGCTGCACAAACAGTTGCATATATGCTGTAACACAAAGTAAATTCAGAGAGCAATTTAAAAATGCAGTGAAATACCCCTTACATGTTATTCTTAAAATGATGAAATTATAA